A single region of the Changchengzhania lutea genome encodes:
- a CDS encoding LysM peptidoglycan-binding domain-containing protein codes for MVFRFLIIVFYLFSNVCISQEKEPTPGVNDVITDSLIDGKPAFVQTIRAKIDSASVKDLKDLEMAALFDEKWRLEVYNSTLFDTIYKSVTELSFEPVDYPELPTDTLKARLKELDARTPFNVEYNPALESVIKSYLKHRRKSLQKLMTLSAFYFPMFESELDNYNIPLEIKYLAIVESALKPRAKSRVGATGLWQFMFSTGKMYGLDVSSYVDERSDPIKSTEAASKYLARLYKIFGDWDLALAAYNSGPGNVTKAIRRSGGYQNYWNIRPNLPRETAGYLPAFLANMYIFEYAEAHGFKKYKPEVAFFETDTLRVKQMITLDQVSEVTGVTIEELQFLNPSYKLDIIPFIKKENYTLRLPNAAIGSFVNNEEKIYAYAKAEFDKREKPLPQFFNASSRIRYKVRSGDYLGKISRKYGVRVSQIKKWNGLRSNNLKIGQRLTIYPRTPHVTAKSSSSKRTTSKALAGNITTYIVKNGDSLWSISQKFPGVSVQNIKDWNDISGTKLKPGMKLKISKG; via the coding sequence ATGGTTTTCCGATTTTTAATAATAGTATTTTATTTATTTTCTAATGTTTGTATTTCTCAGGAGAAAGAGCCTACTCCTGGAGTCAATGACGTTATTACTGATTCTTTAATAGATGGGAAACCGGCGTTTGTTCAAACGATAAGGGCAAAAATAGATAGTGCTTCTGTAAAAGATTTAAAAGATCTTGAGATGGCAGCGCTTTTTGACGAGAAATGGCGATTAGAAGTTTATAACAGCACCTTATTCGACACGATTTACAAATCTGTAACAGAGCTTTCCTTTGAACCCGTTGATTATCCAGAATTACCCACAGACACACTTAAAGCTAGGTTAAAAGAACTCGATGCCAGAACCCCTTTTAATGTAGAATATAACCCTGCTTTAGAAAGCGTGATTAAATCCTATTTAAAACACAGAAGGAAGTCGCTACAAAAACTCATGACCTTAAGCGCTTTTTACTTCCCAATGTTTGAAAGTGAACTGGATAATTATAATATTCCTTTAGAAATAAAATATCTAGCTATTGTAGAATCTGCACTTAAACCAAGGGCGAAGTCAAGGGTTGGTGCAACTGGCTTGTGGCAGTTTATGTTCAGTACGGGTAAAATGTATGGGCTTGATGTAAGCAGTTATGTTGACGAACGCAGTGACCCCATCAAATCTACCGAAGCTGCCAGTAAGTATTTAGCGAGACTCTATAAAATTTTTGGCGATTGGGATTTAGCATTAGCCGCCTACAATTCTGGGCCTGGAAATGTTACAAAGGCCATTCGTCGCTCTGGAGGTTATCAAAATTATTGGAATATAAGACCTAATTTACCGCGTGAAACCGCGGGATATTTACCAGCGTTTTTAGCAAATATGTATATTTTTGAATATGCCGAAGCGCACGGATTTAAAAAGTATAAACCAGAAGTGGCCTTTTTTGAAACGGATACGCTCAGGGTTAAACAAATGATTACCTTAGATCAAGTTTCAGAAGTTACTGGTGTGACTATTGAAGAATTGCAGTTTCTAAATCCTTCCTATAAACTGGATATCATTCCTTTTATTAAAAAAGAAAACTATACGTTGAGACTTCCAAATGCAGCGATTGGTAGTTTTGTTAATAATGAAGAAAAAATTTATGCTTACGCCAAAGCGGAATTTGATAAACGCGAAAAGCCATTACCTCAATTTTTTAACGCTTCAAGCCGAATAAGATATAAAGTAAGATCTGGTGACTACTTGGGGAAAATTTCTAGAAAATATGGTGTAAGGGTAAGCCAAATAAAAAAGTGGAATGGCCTTAGAAGTAATAATCTGAAAATAGGGCAACGTTTAACTATTTATCCGAGAACCCCACATGTTACCGCTAAATCATCATCAAGCAAAAGAACAACTTCAAAAGCGTTAGCGGGCAATATAACGACCTACATTGTAAAAAACGGGGATTCTTTATGGAGCATTTCTCAAAAATTTCCTGGAGTTTCTGTACAAAATATTAAAGATTGGAACGATATTAGTGGCACTAAATTAAAACCAGGAATGAAACTTAAAATTTCCAAAGGCTAA
- a CDS encoding M23 family metallopeptidase, producing MKDKKKEPKKIKRKLLDKYRLVILNENTFEERLSFKLTRLNVFVLVSLSALILVGITYAIIALTPLREYIPGYSSTALKRQATELSYKTDSLQQVINVNDLYYNSIKQVLKGNVSATDINKDSIIEAVKLEASQVDLRPIAEDSLLRDKIDKEDKYNLFESATSSTNFILFPPVNGTISETYNVKDRHYAVDIIVAEDTPIKATADGIVIFSEWTASTGYVIILEHSYGLISVYKHNAALTKEQGDLVKAGEVIATAGNTGELSTGPHLHFELWNDGYPINPTNFIDFK from the coding sequence ATGAAGGACAAAAAAAAAGAACCAAAGAAAATAAAGCGAAAGCTACTAGATAAGTACCGATTAGTAATACTTAATGAAAACACATTTGAAGAACGCTTGTCTTTTAAACTTACCAGACTTAATGTTTTTGTACTGGTCTCATTATCGGCCTTAATTTTGGTAGGTATAACCTACGCCATTATTGCTTTAACTCCCCTTAGAGAATATATTCCAGGCTACTCATCTACAGCGCTTAAGAGACAAGCCACAGAGTTAAGCTACAAAACAGATTCGTTACAACAAGTTATAAATGTTAATGATTTATATTACAATTCTATTAAGCAAGTCCTAAAAGGAAATGTTAGCGCCACAGATATTAATAAGGATTCCATTATTGAAGCCGTTAAACTTGAAGCGAGTCAAGTAGATTTAAGGCCCATTGCCGAAGACTCGCTATTACGCGATAAGATTGATAAAGAAGATAAATACAATTTATTTGAATCGGCTACCTCATCAACTAATTTTATTTTATTCCCACCTGTAAACGGCACTATAAGTGAAACCTATAATGTGAAAGACAGGCATTATGCAGTTGATATTATTGTAGCAGAGGATACACCAATCAAAGCCACAGCAGATGGCATCGTTATATTTTCAGAATGGACGGCAAGCACGGGCTATGTTATCATTTTAGAACATAGTTATGGTTTAATATCGGTTTATAAGCACAATGCAGCTTTGACAAAAGAGCAAGGTGACTTAGTAAAGGCTGGCGAAGTGATTGCCACGGCAGGGAATACAGGAGAACTTAGTACAGGGCCACATTTGCATTTTGAGTTATGGAACGATGGTTATCCTATTAACCCAACTAATTTTATAGATTTCAAATAA
- a CDS encoding Sec-independent protein translocase subunit TatA/TatB, which produces MSLYMLPLAIGPWQIALIVVIVLLLFGGKKIPELMRGLGSGIKEFKDASKEEDIKEDKKD; this is translated from the coding sequence ATGAGTTTATATATGTTACCATTAGCAATTGGTCCTTGGCAAATAGCTTTAATTGTTGTTATTGTACTGCTTTTATTTGGTGGTAAAAAAATTCCGGAATTAATGCGAGGCTTAGGAAGTGGCATCAAAGAATTTAAAGATGCAAGTAAAGAAGAAGACATTAAAGAAGATAAAAAAGATTAA
- a CDS encoding DUF6909 family protein — protein sequence MGRIKHHGRTRAQESTNAIERMYITMRHLFNRGFYKPMGISGETLRESLLLLRPEIYGSIGDEKAELEGLLYVIDRLPTGIEECTFINLTSDEGYSNSHFKPIIPEKRRRNCYRIDDEQMNIEITRGRSEIYDILTHLTFLFVESHKISKRVIINEDGATTRDWIKLEKAVLSKKKLTQQEREVAITHTANILGRTFNELSSVYADFSTPTQTERLLHIVYWLGKLAIEEQISNNKRTITFSPVLRERLGHHIHGEIWADAIKETLFNNDLLDRPIHIISANMHSVMNTLYSPNALKALTTKKDIFQVYEALSSNKNNDLRHKVNKEALGSGMIYIKDASGTNIDVQIFDTDLIDIKKLDIKVNETIIKEKKPIILVMDYAFGEQAYETIDELLKPYKKKGKKLHLNVESVSIMGKAGILEGGKGDIMIPSAHIFEGTADNYPFHNELKKEDLENQGVNVYEGSMITVLGTSLQNKDILKFFHNSTWSVIGLEMEGAHYQKAIQAASKVRGSISPDVKVRYAYYASDNPLETGGTLASGGLGTSGVRPTYLITRTILEQIFN from the coding sequence ATGGGTCGTATAAAACATCATGGAAGAACGAGAGCGCAAGAGAGTACAAATGCCATTGAAAGAATGTACATTACCATGCGTCATTTATTCAATAGAGGATTTTATAAACCTATGGGTATTTCGGGCGAAACCCTGAGAGAGTCCCTCCTGCTCTTGCGCCCTGAAATATATGGGTCTATAGGGGATGAAAAAGCTGAATTAGAGGGTTTGCTTTACGTTATTGATAGACTGCCCACTGGTATTGAAGAATGCACTTTTATTAATTTAACAAGTGATGAAGGGTATTCTAATTCGCATTTCAAACCTATTATTCCAGAAAAAAGGCGTCGTAATTGTTATCGAATTGATGATGAGCAAATGAATATTGAGATCACTCGTGGACGATCTGAGATTTACGATATTTTAACCCACCTTACCTTTCTTTTTGTAGAGTCCCATAAAATTAGTAAACGTGTTATCATTAATGAAGATGGTGCCACTACAAGAGATTGGATTAAACTGGAAAAGGCCGTTTTATCTAAAAAGAAATTAACGCAGCAAGAGCGTGAAGTAGCCATAACACATACGGCCAATATTTTAGGGAGAACCTTTAATGAACTATCAAGTGTTTATGCCGATTTTTCTACACCAACACAGACTGAGCGTCTATTACATATCGTGTATTGGTTGGGTAAACTGGCTATTGAAGAGCAAATTAGTAATAATAAACGAACTATAACTTTTAGCCCTGTATTACGCGAAAGATTAGGGCATCACATTCATGGTGAAATTTGGGCAGATGCGATAAAGGAAACCTTATTCAATAATGACCTTCTAGATCGTCCAATCCACATTATAAGTGCTAATATGCATAGTGTGATGAACACGTTATATTCGCCCAATGCCCTTAAAGCGTTAACCACGAAAAAAGATATCTTTCAGGTGTATGAGGCCTTAAGTTCGAATAAGAACAACGATTTAAGACACAAAGTAAATAAGGAAGCCCTAGGAAGCGGCATGATTTATATAAAGGATGCGTCTGGAACTAATATTGATGTTCAAATATTTGACACAGATCTAATTGATATTAAAAAGCTCGATATCAAGGTTAATGAAACTATAATTAAAGAAAAGAAGCCCATAATTTTAGTCATGGATTATGCTTTTGGTGAGCAGGCTTATGAAACCATTGATGAATTGCTGAAGCCTTATAAAAAGAAAGGAAAGAAACTACATTTGAATGTGGAGTCTGTTTCCATTATGGGAAAAGCAGGTATACTTGAAGGCGGAAAAGGGGACATTATGATTCCTTCGGCCCATATTTTTGAAGGAACCGCAGATAATTACCCGTTTCATAACGAATTAAAAAAAGAAGATTTAGAAAATCAAGGTGTAAATGTTTATGAGGGCTCGATGATTACGGTTTTAGGGACATCATTACAGAATAAGGACATACTAAAATTTTTCCACAATTCAACATGGAGTGTTATAGGTTTAGAAATGGAGGGAGCACATTACCAAAAGGCTATACAAGCCGCCTCAAAGGTTAGAGGCAGTATTAGTCCAGATGTTAAAGTTAGGTATGCCTATTACGCTAGTGATAATCCGCTAGAAACGGGGGGTACTTTAGCATCAGGAGGTCTGGGAACCTCAGGCGTCAGACCAACCTATTTAATCACGCGAACGATATTAGAACAGATATTTAATTAA
- a CDS encoding GH3 auxin-responsive promoter family protein: protein MILLKPIIAKLFARRIYKRTYKWANNPHKTQKAVFQDLISKAASTQFGKDHDFISINSYEDFVKRVPIRDYEALKPYVERMVAGEADILWPEKPLYFAKTSGTTSGSKYIPITSASMPSHIEAARNAILLYIHETGKAKFVSGKMIFLQGSPILKEEHGIQLGRLSGIVAHYVPKYLQKNRLPSWKTNCIEDWETKVDAIVEETVPENMTVISGIPSWVQMYFEKINEKTGKKVGEVFKNFNLFIFGGVNYEPYRAKFENLIGRKVDSLELYPASEGFFAFQDKQDKKGMLLQLKSGIFYEFVKADEFFNDKPKRMTIEDVEIGVNYVMIISSNAGLWAYNIGDTIQFTSTKPYRVIVSGRIKHFISAFGEHVIGKEVEQAMHEATLNSDVRVSEFTVAPQINPVEGLPYHEWFIEFENEPKNLSALAKKIDESLQNQNSYYLDLIEGKVLQPLKITKVQNGGFQNYMKSIGKLGGQNKMPRLSNDRKIAEGFSHVY from the coding sequence ATGATATTACTAAAACCGATAATTGCAAAATTATTTGCACGACGTATTTATAAGCGCACGTACAAATGGGCTAATAATCCGCATAAAACCCAAAAAGCCGTTTTTCAGGATTTAATTAGTAAAGCAGCAAGTACGCAGTTTGGAAAAGACCACGATTTTATCAGTATCAATAGTTATGAGGATTTTGTAAAACGTGTACCCATAAGAGATTATGAAGCGCTTAAACCTTATGTTGAGCGTATGGTTGCTGGAGAAGCGGATATACTTTGGCCTGAGAAACCGCTATATTTTGCCAAAACTTCTGGAACCACTTCTGGGTCAAAATACATCCCTATTACTAGTGCAAGTATGCCCAGTCATATTGAAGCGGCACGGAATGCCATTCTACTATACATTCATGAAACTGGTAAAGCTAAGTTTGTAAGTGGGAAAATGATTTTTTTACAGGGAAGTCCGATTTTAAAAGAAGAACATGGTATTCAATTGGGGCGACTTTCGGGAATTGTGGCACATTATGTACCCAAATATCTTCAAAAAAACAGGTTGCCATCTTGGAAGACGAATTGTATTGAAGATTGGGAAACTAAAGTAGATGCTATTGTTGAAGAAACAGTGCCAGAAAACATGACTGTCATTTCAGGAATCCCATCCTGGGTCCAAATGTATTTTGAAAAAATTAATGAGAAAACGGGTAAAAAAGTTGGAGAAGTATTCAAAAATTTCAACCTGTTTATTTTCGGGGGTGTTAATTACGAACCGTATCGAGCAAAGTTTGAAAACCTCATAGGACGAAAGGTGGATAGTCTTGAATTATATCCTGCCAGTGAAGGTTTCTTTGCTTTTCAAGATAAGCAAGATAAAAAAGGCATGTTACTCCAATTGAAATCTGGCATATTTTACGAATTTGTAAAGGCAGATGAGTTTTTTAACGACAAGCCAAAACGGATGACCATTGAAGATGTAGAAATAGGAGTCAATTATGTCATGATTATATCATCAAATGCCGGTCTTTGGGCCTATAATATAGGCGATACCATTCAGTTCACTTCAACAAAACCATATCGTGTTATCGTTTCAGGACGAATAAAACATTTTATTTCAGCTTTTGGCGAACATGTTATTGGTAAAGAAGTCGAGCAGGCGATGCACGAAGCCACATTGAATTCAGATGTCAGGGTTTCAGAGTTTACCGTAGCACCTCAAATTAATCCAGTAGAAGGTCTGCCGTATCATGAGTGGTTTATAGAATTTGAAAATGAACCTAAAAACCTTTCCGCTTTAGCGAAAAAAATAGACGAATCACTCCAAAACCAAAACAGTTATTATTTAGATTTAATTGAGGGCAAGGTGCTCCAACCACTTAAAATAACTAAAGTCCAAAATGGAGGTTTTCAAAATTACATGAAATCTATTGGAAAATTAGGAGGACAAAATAAAATGCCAAGACTGTCTAATGACAGAAAAATCGCCGAAGGTTTTTCACACGTATATTAA
- the rfbB gene encoding dTDP-glucose 4,6-dehydratase, translating to MMNILITGGAGFIGSHVVRLFVNKYPNYDIYNLDSLTYAGNLENLKDIENKPNYSFIKGDINDSEFVNSVFKKHKFDSVIHLAAESHVDRSIEDPLAFVKTNVIGTMVLLNAFKNTWKDDFDNKLFYHISTDEVYGSLGQTGLFIETTSYDPNSPYSASKASSDHFVRAYGETYGMPYVITNCSNNYGQNQFPEKLIPLFINNIINNKALPVYGDGNYTRDWLYVQDHAIAIDLVFHKGKNKETYNIGGFNEWKNIDLVKLLCRKMDVELGRKNGASEELITFVKDRPGHDLRYAIDASKIKNELGWMPSVTFEQGLEKTVKWYLSNEEWLNNVISGQYQSYYEKQYN from the coding sequence ATTATGAATATTTTAATAACAGGAGGCGCAGGATTTATAGGGTCACACGTAGTTAGACTATTCGTGAATAAATACCCAAATTATGACATTTATAACTTAGACTCCTTAACCTATGCTGGTAATCTAGAGAATTTAAAGGATATAGAAAATAAGCCCAATTATTCTTTTATAAAAGGAGATATTAATGATAGTGAGTTTGTGAATAGTGTTTTTAAAAAACATAAATTTGATAGTGTTATTCATCTTGCTGCAGAGTCTCATGTAGACAGGTCAATAGAAGACCCTTTGGCTTTTGTAAAAACGAATGTTATTGGTACGATGGTACTTTTAAATGCCTTCAAGAATACTTGGAAAGACGATTTTGATAATAAATTATTTTATCATATAAGTACCGATGAGGTTTATGGAAGTTTAGGGCAAACAGGTTTGTTTATCGAAACCACATCTTATGATCCAAATTCACCATATTCAGCTTCAAAAGCAAGTTCAGATCATTTTGTTCGGGCCTACGGAGAAACTTATGGAATGCCTTATGTTATAACCAATTGCTCAAATAATTATGGGCAAAACCAATTTCCAGAAAAATTAATTCCGCTTTTTATTAATAACATTATTAATAATAAAGCCTTACCGGTTTATGGTGATGGAAATTATACGAGAGATTGGTTATATGTGCAAGACCACGCCATAGCCATAGATTTAGTTTTTCATAAAGGAAAAAATAAAGAGACATATAATATTGGAGGCTTTAACGAATGGAAGAATATAGATTTGGTCAAGTTGCTTTGCCGCAAAATGGATGTCGAATTAGGAAGAAAAAACGGAGCTTCGGAGGAATTGATAACTTTTGTAAAAGATCGGCCAGGACATGATTTGAGATACGCTATTGATGCCTCTAAAATAAAAAATGAGTTAGGTTGGATGCCTTCGGTTACATTCGAACAGGGTTTAGAAAAAACAGTAAAATGGTACTTAAGTAATGAAGAATGGTTAAATAATGTTATAAGCGGACAATACCAGTCTTACTACGAGAAACAATACAATTAA
- a CDS encoding DUF4837 family protein has translation MRRTLLLVFTVFTLISCGDGKNDRIIFDSAGKINDVSVVIDNTMWDGRVGEAIRNVLSSPIYGLPQDEPIFSINQIPSSVFDGFITKSRTILKVEMGKPAGVTYKNNVYAKPQRVVIVSGQNKDEIIQQVSDNASKIVDVFKNIEIYEKQRLIKKTLYNSKTLTEKLGLKINFHSGYRVAKEEDDFIWIRRDINTGTLNLMIYELPFDAITKTDSTVRQIIKIRDSIGKMHIAGPTEGSYMITENAYTPFHSEIILDNKPTLETKGLWDIKNAFMSGPFINYAIEDKINNRWVVVEGFAFAPSVEKRNHIFELESIIKSIKIE, from the coding sequence ATGAGACGTACTCTTTTACTAGTATTTACTGTGTTTACTTTAATCTCTTGCGGCGATGGAAAAAACGATAGAATTATTTTTGATTCTGCAGGTAAAATAAATGATGTATCCGTCGTTATTGACAACACCATGTGGGACGGCCGCGTGGGTGAAGCTATCAGAAATGTACTCTCCTCGCCTATTTATGGATTGCCACAAGACGAACCCATTTTTTCAATAAATCAAATCCCATCAAGTGTATTTGATGGATTTATTACTAAAAGCAGGACCATTTTAAAAGTTGAAATGGGAAAACCTGCCGGAGTAACGTATAAGAACAATGTATATGCCAAACCCCAACGCGTTGTGATTGTGAGTGGCCAAAATAAAGATGAAATTATTCAGCAAGTTTCTGATAATGCTTCTAAAATTGTAGACGTATTTAAGAATATTGAAATTTATGAGAAGCAGCGCTTAATTAAAAAAACCTTATATAATTCTAAAACGCTAACAGAAAAATTAGGCCTTAAAATCAACTTTCATTCCGGCTACAGGGTTGCCAAAGAGGAAGATGATTTCATTTGGATTAGAAGAGATATTAATACGGGTACTTTAAACTTGATGATTTATGAGTTACCTTTCGATGCCATTACAAAGACTGACAGTACGGTACGTCAAATCATTAAAATTAGAGACTCTATTGGTAAAATGCATATCGCGGGACCAACGGAAGGGTCTTACATGATTACCGAGAACGCTTATACCCCGTTTCATTCTGAAATTATTTTGGACAATAAACCGACTTTAGAAACCAAAGGGCTTTGGGATATAAAAAATGCATTTATGTCTGGGCCTTTTATTAATTATGCTATTGAAGATAAAATAAACAACAGGTGGGTCGTAGTTGAAGGTTTTGCCTTTGCCCCTTCTGTTGAAAAGCGCAATCATATATTCGAACTGGAATCTATTATCAAATCTATTAAAATTGAATAG